A genome region from Microbacterium sp. CGR2 includes the following:
- a CDS encoding SDR family NAD(P)-dependent oxidoreductase, translating into MIIDLTGKTALVTGSTQGIGRAIAATLADAGARVAINGRSAETVASVVSELQTEGPERRLVAAPGDVTNEAGADAVLTAAGAVDVLVNNLGIFGSTPALDISDDEWRRYFEVNVLAAVRLIRATLPGMKERGWGRVLNIASDSAVVIPTEMIHYGMSKTALLAVSRGFAKDAAGTGVTVNSVLAGPTHTGGVEDFVYELVDSTLPWEDAQREFMRLHRPQSLLQRLIEPQEIANMVAYLSSPLASATTGAAVRVDGGYIDSIVP; encoded by the coding sequence ATGATCATCGACCTCACCGGCAAGACCGCACTCGTGACGGGTTCGACCCAGGGCATCGGACGCGCGATCGCGGCGACACTGGCGGATGCCGGGGCACGCGTCGCCATCAACGGTCGCAGCGCCGAGACCGTCGCCTCCGTGGTCTCGGAGCTCCAGACCGAGGGACCCGAGCGCCGGCTCGTCGCCGCGCCCGGCGACGTCACAAACGAAGCGGGGGCGGATGCGGTGCTCACCGCCGCAGGAGCCGTCGACGTGCTCGTCAACAACCTCGGCATCTTCGGATCGACTCCCGCGCTCGACATCTCCGACGACGAGTGGCGGCGGTACTTCGAGGTCAACGTGCTCGCTGCGGTACGCCTCATCCGCGCGACGCTTCCCGGGATGAAGGAGCGCGGCTGGGGTCGGGTGCTGAACATCGCCAGCGACTCGGCGGTCGTCATCCCCACGGAGATGATCCACTACGGCATGTCGAAGACCGCGCTGCTCGCTGTCTCTCGGGGATTCGCGAAGGATGCTGCGGGCACCGGGGTCACCGTCAACTCCGTACTCGCCGGCCCCACGCACACCGGCGGCGTCGAGGACTTCGTGTACGAGCTCGTCGACTCGACACTCCCCTGGGAGGACGCGCAGCGCGAGTTCATGCGGCTGCACCGTCCGCAGTCGTTGCTGCAGCGGCTCATCGAACCGCAGGAGATCGCCAACATGGTCGCCTATCTGTCATCCCCGTTGGCCTCGGCGACCACCGGCGCTGCTGTGCGGGTCGACGGCGGCTACATCGACTCGATCGTTCCGTAG
- a CDS encoding SDR family NAD(P)-dependent oxidoreductase: MPQKTIVITGASDGIGAAAARQLAASGHRLLLVGRSPEKTAAVAREIRAEHLVADFARLDDVRALAEQIRELVGDEGIDVLANNAGGIFGDQTPTIDGFEKTIQVNHLAPFLLTNLLLPQLRKADAAVINTSSVGHRLFGRIDVDDLDNRKQYSANKAYGDAKLANVLFAKSLHTKFHAEGLSAVAFHPGTVRTNFAAESSSIMRLVYRSPLKHLLLIGSEKGGSHLRWFIEGTPDETWFSGAYYDERVLSTRVNPQVDDADLAEALWRKSAELVGVEA; the protein is encoded by the coding sequence ATGCCCCAGAAGACGATCGTCATCACCGGAGCATCCGACGGCATCGGGGCCGCCGCCGCTCGTCAACTCGCCGCATCGGGGCATCGTCTGCTGCTCGTCGGTCGATCGCCCGAGAAGACCGCCGCGGTCGCGCGCGAGATCCGGGCGGAACATCTGGTCGCCGACTTCGCTCGTCTCGATGACGTCCGGGCGCTGGCCGAACAGATCAGGGAACTCGTCGGTGACGAGGGGATCGACGTGCTGGCGAACAACGCCGGCGGCATCTTCGGCGACCAGACGCCGACGATCGACGGCTTCGAGAAGACGATCCAGGTTAATCACCTCGCCCCGTTCCTGTTGACGAATCTGCTGCTGCCGCAGCTGCGAAAGGCGGACGCTGCGGTGATCAACACGTCGAGTGTCGGCCATCGGCTGTTCGGCCGCATCGACGTCGACGACCTCGACAACCGAAAGCAGTACAGCGCGAACAAGGCGTACGGCGATGCCAAGCTCGCGAACGTGCTCTTCGCGAAGAGCCTGCACACGAAGTTCCATGCCGAGGGGCTGAGCGCGGTGGCCTTCCATCCGGGGACGGTGCGCACCAACTTCGCGGCCGAATCGTCGAGCATCATGCGGTTGGTGTACCGCAGCCCGCTGAAGCACCTCCTCCTGATCGGCAGCGAGAAGGGCGGCTCGCACCTGCGCTGGTTCATCGAGGGAACCCCCGACGAGACCTGGTTCTCTGGCGCGTACTACGACGAGCGCGTCCTGAGCACCCGGGTCAACCCGCAGGTAGATGACGCCGACCTCGCCGAGGCCCTCTGGAGGAAGAGCGCCGAACTCGTGGGCGTCGAGGCCTGA
- a CDS encoding SMP-30/gluconolactonase/LRE family protein: MTPENVTGPIAHHAEAPVWWGGWGGLRFVDGDAGDLLTLRSDGVTRQHFDDEYLAFARPRRNGGLVAVGARTLYLADDVDGEAREAARLLDDPAVRMNDGCCDARGRLLAGSMSYESTPDAGVLLRLDADLAVSTLVPRTTVSNGIGFSPDGRRAYFNDTATQRVDVFDVVDGELRGRRAFVKVPEEQGAPDGLTVAEDGSVWVALWGGSAVHGYDASGALIATIELPVPQVSACTFGDDDLGTLYITTSAQGLPVDHDTAAGSVFAVRPGVRGLPVAPYAG; the protein is encoded by the coding sequence ATGACCCCTGAGAACGTCACCGGACCGATCGCTCACCACGCCGAAGCCCCCGTGTGGTGGGGTGGATGGGGCGGATTGCGCTTCGTCGACGGCGACGCCGGCGATCTGCTCACCCTGCGCTCAGACGGCGTGACCCGCCAGCACTTCGACGATGAATACCTGGCTTTCGCCCGGCCGCGCCGGAATGGCGGCCTCGTCGCCGTCGGCGCCCGAACCCTGTATCTCGCGGATGACGTCGACGGTGAGGCGCGAGAGGCCGCCCGCCTCCTCGACGACCCCGCGGTGCGCATGAACGACGGATGCTGCGACGCACGAGGCCGCCTGCTTGCCGGCTCGATGAGCTACGAGTCCACCCCTGATGCCGGCGTGCTGCTCCGGCTCGACGCCGACCTCGCCGTGTCGACCCTGGTTCCCCGCACGACCGTGTCGAACGGCATCGGGTTCTCGCCCGACGGCCGCCGCGCGTACTTCAACGACACCGCCACGCAGCGTGTCGACGTGTTCGACGTCGTCGACGGAGAGTTGCGCGGTCGACGCGCATTCGTGAAGGTGCCCGAGGAGCAGGGCGCTCCCGACGGGTTGACGGTCGCCGAGGACGGCAGCGTCTGGGTGGCCCTGTGGGGCGGCAGTGCTGTGCACGGCTATGACGCCTCCGGTGCGCTGATCGCCACGATCGAGCTGCCCGTGCCCCAGGTGAGCGCCTGCACGTTCGGCGACGACGACCTCGGCACTCTCTACATCACGACCTCGGCGCAGGGCCTGCCGGTCGACCATGACACCGCGGCGGGGTCCGTGTTCGCGGTTCGCCCCGGCGTGCGCGGTCTGCCCGTCGCTCCGTACGCCGGCTGA